Proteins co-encoded in one Microbacterium hydrocarbonoxydans genomic window:
- a CDS encoding ATP-binding cassette domain-containing protein, with the protein MSLLELRGAGFAYGSRRVLDDVSLSLDEGDSLGLVGESGAGKSTILRLLLGLSTPREGQVLFDGAPFSLRDGAQMRRFRASVQPVFQDPYSSLDPRQRIDRIIGEPLRSLRLASGADAQRRIAEALDSVGLPADTARRYPHEFSGGQRQRIAIARAVVSRPRVLLADEPVSALDVTTRVQVLELLDRLRRENGLSLVMVSHDLTAIAAACDRTVVLQNGRVVEQGATPSVLHAPRDPYTRALVDAVPRLPR; encoded by the coding sequence GTGAGCCTTCTCGAACTGCGCGGCGCCGGCTTCGCCTACGGATCGCGTCGGGTGCTCGACGACGTGTCGCTGAGCCTCGACGAGGGCGATTCGCTCGGGCTGGTCGGCGAATCGGGTGCCGGCAAGTCGACGATCCTGCGCCTGCTGCTCGGCCTCTCGACACCGCGCGAGGGGCAGGTCTTGTTCGACGGTGCGCCCTTCTCGCTACGCGACGGCGCCCAGATGCGCCGCTTCCGCGCGAGCGTGCAGCCGGTCTTCCAAGACCCGTATTCTTCGCTCGACCCCCGACAGCGCATCGACCGCATCATCGGAGAGCCGCTGCGCTCGCTGCGACTGGCATCCGGCGCGGATGCCCAGCGCCGCATCGCCGAGGCGCTGGACTCGGTCGGCCTGCCCGCCGACACCGCGCGCCGCTATCCGCACGAGTTCTCGGGCGGACAGCGCCAGCGCATCGCGATCGCCCGCGCCGTGGTCTCGCGCCCGCGGGTGCTGCTCGCCGACGAGCCGGTCAGTGCGCTCGACGTCACGACCCGCGTGCAGGTGCTCGAGTTGCTCGACCGCCTGCGTCGCGAGAACGGGCTGTCGCTGGTGATGGTGTCTCACGATCTGACCGCGATCGCTGCAGCGTGCGACAGAACGGTCGTGCTGCAGAACGGTCGCGTCGTGGAGCAGGGCGCCACGCCATCCGTGCTGCACGCGCCGCGGGACCCGTACACGCGTGCGCTGGTCGACGCGGTCCCGCGCCTCCCCCGCTGA